A region of the Halosolutus amylolyticus genome:
AGCGTCTCCCGGTACTGCCGTGCGGCCTCGCACGCCCGGTCCGCCGCCTCGTACGATGCGAAGCTCGTGTCCGTGACCGGTTCCGGAACGACGCCGGTGTCCTTGCAGGTGACCTCGAAGTCGCCGTCCGGCACCGATAGCTCCTCGATCAGTTCGTGCGTCCGCTGTAGCGTTTCACCGACGTCGGCTTCGTCGGCGGTCCCCGTTTCGGTTCGCTCCATCGATCAGAAGTCGCCGGTGACGATCTCGGCGACGGCCTGCGGGTCGAACAGTTGCTCGTCGACGTCGTAGACCTGTTCGGCCGCGCGCTGGGTGACGACGAGGTTCGTGATCGGTCCCTGGTAGAGCGGACCGCCGCGGTAGACGTCGCCGTTCTGGACGGCGGTCAACTCGCTGGCGACGTCGTCGGCTTCCATCTGCGAGACGATGTCGTCCTGGAACTCCGTCGCGGTCTTCGCTTCCAGTCCGCGGAACAGGACGACGTCTGGATCGATGTCGAAGAGGGTCTCGTAGTCGACCGCGCCGCGCGTGGTGTGAAAGTCCCGCACGTCGGTTTCGGCGAACGCGTCGCGGACGCCGAGGTCTCGCCACTGCTTGAAACTCGTCCCCTCGCCGATCAGGTACGGGGAGAACGATCCCATGTCGCCCTCGGTGGCCCACATGATGGCCACGCTCGGTCGGTCGCCCTCCGGCGGCACGACGTCGGCGACGTTCGACTGGAACTCCTCGTGGAGGCTTTCGAAGGCCTCGTACCGCGCCTGTTCCTGGAAGACCGCCGCCAGCTTCTCGAAGGCCTCGTACAGCGAGAGGTAGTCGTAGTCGTGCCAGTCGTAGCCGGTCGAGAAGATGCTGTTGCCGAAGAACGGCGTCCCCGTCGCTTCGATCCGGTCGATGTCCTCCTGACTCCAGCTATCGGTCCGGCCGATGACGAAGTTCGGGTCGATGACGAACACGTCCGCGTCCGCGCTCAGTTCCATGAACTCCTCGGGGCTCAGTTCGCCCTCCCAGAGCGACGTCATCCCACTCTTGTCGACGCTCACGCCCGGGATGTCGTCGTAGTACTGGGTGTGATAGCGCGAGGTCAGGTACACGCCCTCGGGTGGCTCCTGTCCCAGCGCGATCCCCATATCGGCCCAGCTGCCGTTGTTGGCGACCCACGTCTCCGGGACGGCGGGGAACTCGACCTCTCCCACCGGCTCCATCGTCACGGTGTACGGTCCGGCGTCCGACGACCCGTCGTCGCCGTCGGTGTCGTCGGTACCGTCGTCGCTGATACAGCCGGCCAGCGCAGTGACGCCGGCGATCGCGCTCCCCGTCCGAAGGACGGTCCGTCTCGTCCAGGTCCGTTCGTCGGTCATCAGGTTTTAGGCTGACCTAAAAGTTTAAAATCCTTCCGAATTCCGTCGGTCAGATCACCGATCGGGCAACGCTCGCCTGGGGAGGACCTGTAGTTCGGGTTCGTACTGGACGGTGGCCTCGACGCCGAACACGTCGGCCAGTAGC
Encoded here:
- a CDS encoding ABC transporter substrate-binding protein — its product is MTDERTWTRRTVLRTGSAIAGVTALAGCISDDGTDDTDGDDGSSDAGPYTVTMEPVGEVEFPAVPETWVANNGSWADMGIALGQEPPEGVYLTSRYHTQYYDDIPGVSVDKSGMTSLWEGELSPEEFMELSADADVFVIDPNFVIGRTDSWSQEDIDRIEATGTPFFGNSIFSTGYDWHDYDYLSLYEAFEKLAAVFQEQARYEAFESLHEEFQSNVADVVPPEGDRPSVAIMWATEGDMGSFSPYLIGEGTSFKQWRDLGVRDAFAETDVRDFHTTRGAVDYETLFDIDPDVVLFRGLEAKTATEFQDDIVSQMEADDVASELTAVQNGDVYRGGPLYQGPITNLVVTQRAAEQVYDVDEQLFDPQAVAEIVTGDF